A single genomic interval of uncultured Sphaerochaeta sp. harbors:
- a CDS encoding KamA family radical SAM protein produces the protein MALDEITRLRYTILMQTPDDMAVVTTKEALEQYLSLTEEEIAFDEHMSSSLPMKIPTYFLSLINPEDPDDPLRRQVVPTREEQISEPKGSTDPLEEVRYSVQERLIHRYKSRVAFLTTDICPLYCRHCFRRRFTGTFQGPASETQIIEAATYVANHQEVTEILFTGGDVLTLSDSRLQSMIEAFRGKRPDLVIRLCTRMPASYPARITDSLIAMLKQFRSAPFYLMCQFNHPRELTPQAIEAIDRFVDAGIPAMNQTVLLRGVNDDVEVLVELCNRLVSKRIKPYYLFQGDLVEGTAHFRVPIEKGLHLEEQLRQRLSGLAMPVYAIDLPEGGGKVPLGRNYLLGKNEQGEWIFRNAEGVIRTYPDPIREELSDQGHLE, from the coding sequence TTGGCTCTGGACGAAATCACTCGTTTACGGTACACCATCCTCATGCAAACTCCCGATGATATGGCAGTAGTCACTACAAAAGAAGCTCTGGAACAGTATCTCTCCCTCACTGAGGAAGAGATCGCCTTTGATGAACACATGAGCTCTTCTCTCCCTATGAAGATACCTACCTACTTTCTCTCCCTGATCAACCCAGAAGATCCAGATGATCCACTCAGGCGCCAGGTAGTTCCCACAAGAGAGGAACAGATTTCCGAGCCCAAGGGGAGTACAGACCCTTTGGAGGAAGTCAGGTACAGCGTTCAAGAGCGACTCATTCATCGGTATAAGAGCAGGGTCGCCTTCCTAACCACTGATATCTGTCCTCTGTATTGCAGGCACTGTTTCCGTCGCCGCTTCACGGGGACTTTCCAGGGTCCTGCAAGTGAAACCCAGATTATTGAGGCAGCAACTTATGTGGCAAATCACCAGGAAGTGACAGAGATACTCTTTACCGGAGGTGATGTGCTCACCCTCTCCGATTCCCGTTTACAGTCCATGATAGAAGCGTTCAGAGGCAAGCGCCCCGACCTTGTAATCCGACTCTGTACGAGGATGCCAGCCTCCTATCCTGCAAGGATCACAGACTCCCTGATCGCCATGCTGAAGCAGTTCCGGAGTGCCCCATTCTACCTCATGTGTCAGTTCAATCATCCGAGGGAACTCACCCCTCAGGCAATTGAAGCGATAGACCGCTTTGTTGATGCGGGTATTCCGGCAATGAATCAGACAGTATTGCTAAGAGGGGTAAATGATGATGTAGAGGTGCTTGTTGAGCTTTGCAATCGCTTGGTTTCCAAAAGGATCAAACCCTATTACCTCTTTCAGGGAGACCTTGTTGAAGGAACCGCTCACTTTCGTGTCCCCATCGAGAAGGGGCTTCACCTGGAAGAGCAACTGAGACAGCGTCTTTCAGGTCTTGCCATGCCTGTGTATGCAATAGACCTTCCCGAAGGTGGTGGGAAGGTCCCTCTGGGCAGGAATTATCTACTAGGGAAAAACGAACAAGGTGAATGGATATTCAGGAATGCAGAGGGAGTAATCAGGACCTATCCTGACCCAATCAGAGAGGAGCTATCCGATCAAGGACATCTTGAATAG